The following are encoded together in the Pedobacter steynii genome:
- a CDS encoding metallophosphoesterase family protein, which translates to MKENLLKGNRRNFLKGGLVLGGLAVLKPEQVISSPLNDRYEDFRIITGPYLQTNFGNSISILWITSKDSSSWVEYGESPDQLDKKAYGKSDLGLKPAGRLNCVKLERLKTGVTYHYKIVSKEIKDFQPYKLTYGDTISGNIESFLNADVAKDEVSFVMLNDIHDRPKSIAHLLDLDKGNKRDFIFFNGDIFDYQTDERQIIEHMLQPCVDYFAKSTPFIYVRGNHETRGKFARDFADYYDHVGYTAFTLGPVRFVILDSGEDKLDSHPVYAGIVDFDRYREEQAAWLENEINRKEFKKAAFRVVLMHIPPRYSGDEHGAVHCTELFEPIMNRGKVDLVLSGHTHRYKIHPPDKKLNNYPIIIGGGPRDGSRTLTKINATNKQIQVSMVDDSGKEVGNYLVEKR; encoded by the coding sequence ATGAAAGAGAATTTATTAAAGGGAAACAGAAGAAACTTTCTGAAGGGAGGGCTTGTCCTTGGTGGGCTGGCCGTGTTAAAACCTGAGCAGGTGATTTCTAGCCCCCTTAATGATCGTTATGAGGATTTTCGAATTATCACAGGACCTTATTTACAAACAAATTTTGGCAATAGCATCTCCATTTTATGGATTACCAGTAAAGATAGTTCCAGTTGGGTGGAATATGGCGAGTCGCCGGATCAACTGGATAAAAAGGCGTATGGCAAAAGCGATCTGGGACTGAAACCTGCGGGTCGTCTGAACTGTGTTAAACTGGAGCGTTTGAAGACTGGTGTGACCTATCATTATAAGATTGTCTCAAAGGAAATCAAAGATTTTCAACCTTATAAACTGACCTATGGAGATACCATTTCCGGCAATATTGAAAGTTTCTTAAATGCTGACGTGGCAAAGGATGAGGTTTCTTTCGTTATGTTAAACGATATTCATGACAGACCAAAATCTATCGCTCACCTTTTGGACCTCGATAAAGGGAATAAACGTGATTTCATTTTCTTCAATGGTGATATTTTTGATTATCAGACTGATGAAAGGCAAATTATAGAACATATGTTGCAGCCCTGCGTAGACTATTTTGCAAAGAGTACGCCTTTTATATATGTCAGGGGAAATCATGAAACCCGGGGTAAATTTGCGCGGGATTTTGCAGACTATTATGATCATGTCGGGTATACTGCATTTACACTTGGCCCGGTTCGTTTTGTAATTCTGGATTCAGGTGAGGATAAGCTGGATTCACATCCTGTATATGCGGGGATTGTAGATTTTGATCGATATCGAGAAGAACAGGCTGCCTGGCTTGAAAATGAAATTAACCGCAAGGAATTTAAAAAAGCGGCTTTCCGTGTGGTATTGATGCATATACCTCCCCGTTATTCGGGAGATGAACATGGAGCTGTTCATTGTACAGAATTATTTGAACCGATCATGAACCGTGGAAAGGTTGATTTGGTTTTAAGCGGACATACCCATCGGTACAAAATTCATCCGCCGGATAAAAAGTTAAATAACTATCCGATTATTATTGGAGGCGGGCCTCGTGATGGTTCCAGAACCCTGACAAAAATCAACGCAACTAACAAGCAAATACAAGTGAGTATGGTAGATGATTCGGGGAAAGAAGTGGGCAATTATCTGGTGGAAAAGCGTTGA
- a CDS encoding dihydrofolate reductase family protein: protein MSKLSVFNFISLDGYYKDLNNGIDWHQHGQEEAGFSAKSLGSDHMLLFGRVTYQIMASWWPMQNAIDAMPEVARGMNNAEKIVCSNTLQTVDWQNTRIMSGDIFTQLAEVKKTSARDITILGSGNLTTQLAQAGLIDNYQIMIDPIAIGNGTAIFKGLQRVLKLKLTDIQSFKSGTVLLSYEAV from the coding sequence ATGAGCAAACTAAGTGTATTTAACTTTATAAGCCTGGATGGCTATTATAAGGATCTTAATAATGGTATAGACTGGCACCAACACGGCCAGGAAGAAGCTGGGTTCAGCGCCAAAAGTTTAGGGAGTGATCATATGTTGCTGTTTGGCCGGGTAACTTACCAGATAATGGCTTCATGGTGGCCAATGCAAAATGCTATCGATGCGATGCCCGAAGTGGCCAGGGGGATGAATAATGCCGAAAAGATAGTATGCTCCAATACCCTGCAAACTGTAGACTGGCAAAATACCCGCATAATGAGCGGTGATATATTCACACAGCTGGCGGAGGTAAAAAAAACATCGGCCAGGGATATCACCATTTTAGGTAGTGGTAACCTGACTACGCAACTGGCCCAGGCTGGCTTGATTGATAACTACCAGATCATGATAGACCCAATAGCTATTGGCAATGGTACTGCTATTTTTAAAGGCTTGCAGCGCGTGTTAAAGTTAAAACTAACCGATATCCAATCATTTAAAAGCGGAACGGTATTGCTAAGTTATGAGGCTGTCTAA
- a CDS encoding VOC family protein, which yields MKVQIWANLGVKDVARTEAFYTKLGFEQTPGQKSEELTSFLFGNDGFMIHFFKEESLKNGMKGELADLSKGNEVIFSISAETEEEVNDWAVKVKDAGGHVFSPPEAFQGMYGCAFADPDGHKFNILKWK from the coding sequence ATGAAAGTACAGATATGGGCCAATCTAGGCGTTAAAGATGTAGCGCGAACTGAGGCATTTTACACTAAACTGGGTTTTGAGCAAACCCCAGGACAAAAGAGTGAGGAGTTAACCAGCTTTTTATTTGGCAATGATGGTTTTATGATCCACTTTTTTAAAGAGGAAAGTTTAAAAAACGGAATGAAGGGGGAGTTAGCCGATTTGAGCAAGGGAAACGAAGTTATCTTTTCTATCTCGGCTGAAACAGAGGAAGAGGTTAATGACTGGGCGGTAAAAGTGAAAGATGCGGGAGGTCATGTGTTTAGCCCGCCCGAAGCCTTTCAAGGCATGTATGGTTGTGCTTTTGCCGATCCCGACGGGCATAAGTTTAACATTTTAAAATGGAAATAG
- a CDS encoding TipAS antibiotic-recognition domain-containing protein translates to MQLKTDAQAEAYKGLGQLYLTDPRFTDEYGSSDQDFHL, encoded by the coding sequence TTGCAACTAAAAACTGATGCTCAGGCTGAAGCTTATAAGGGACTGGGTCAGCTTTATCTAACTGATCCAAGATTTACCGATGAATATGGTTCGTCAGATCAGGATTTTCATTTGTGA
- a CDS encoding nucleoside-diphosphate sugar epimerase yields MKFFLTGANGYIGGSIGKVFVHTSGSSVVADDVLGDIENPEIFEEATSFVPLEVRERGGAINQMVIDAGVHRNVRAIVIVPSMIYGDSLGLDVESVQLPPIYRKSIEVGKGVYLGKGINRWSNVNISDVIDLYLLALENAPAASYLYIESGEESYRDLAGYISHALGFGGETESWKAEEALAEIGGLARYGLGSNSRVKAVNVRKVLGWKPKGGSIFEWISSNKYSR; encoded by the coding sequence ATGAAATTTTTTTTAACCGGAGCCAATGGATACATCGGGGGTTCAATAGGTAAAGTATTTGTTCATACCTCAGGGTCAAGCGTAGTAGCGGATGATGTTTTGGGTGACATTGAAAATCCCGAGATTTTTGAGGAAGCTACTTCTTTTGTACCCTTGGAGGTACGTGAACGGGGGGGAGCTATCAATCAAATGGTGATAGATGCAGGAGTTCACCGAAACGTGCGGGCTATTGTCATTGTACCCTCTATGATTTACGGTGATAGCCTCGGATTGGATGTGGAGAGTGTTCAATTACCTCCGATATATCGAAAATCAATTGAGGTTGGTAAAGGGGTTTACCTTGGAAAAGGGATCAACCGCTGGTCAAATGTAAATATTTCTGATGTCATCGACCTGTACCTGCTTGCTTTGGAAAATGCACCTGCAGCTAGTTACTTATATATAGAGAGCGGAGAAGAATCCTACAGGGATCTTGCGGGTTACATTAGCCATGCTTTAGGCTTTGGTGGAGAAACAGAGAGTTGGAAAGCGGAAGAGGCTTTAGCAGAAATTGGTGGGCTTGCCCGGTATGGGCTCGGGTCTAACAGTAGGGTAAAAGCGGTAAATGTACGTAAGGTACTGGGCTGGAAACCTAAGGGTGGGAGTATATTTGAATGGATTTCATCAAATAAATATTCCAGATGA
- a CDS encoding L-dopachrome tautomerase-related protein, which yields MKKILLVIVISLFQALMFSLFAQSKAALEVVSSFSVERPSNIAVSPEGRVFITMSAEGETKHLVREILSDGKVVGFPDTSWITKPRAGSIKGINSAIGIQVSADHLLWVLDMGNKKTEPIQGPKLIAWDIKTRKLVHIYPLPDAVLRPTSFLQDFVIDEKRQIAILADMTMAGMVLPAFPAFVVIDLKTGYSRRVLENHSSFQPVDESLVVNGRPVSHRYPDGREYHPKYPLNPISIDQEMNWVYFGALGGNKIYRISAAAIADEVLTHEELGAKIEYYAAKPKSDGFKVGSKGEIYVTDVEHNSIGIVSPVGYRVLIKDKVLLSWPDGLALAPDGYLYIVADQLHNKPYWNNNQNVSKPPYYVLRIRIK from the coding sequence ATGAAAAAAATACTGTTAGTGATTGTAATCAGCTTGTTTCAAGCCTTAATGTTTTCGCTTTTTGCCCAGTCAAAAGCAGCTCTGGAGGTTGTTTCTTCATTTTCTGTGGAACGTCCCAGTAATATTGCCGTTTCTCCTGAAGGGAGGGTTTTCATCACGATGAGCGCTGAGGGAGAAACCAAACATCTGGTACGAGAAATTTTGTCAGATGGAAAAGTAGTTGGTTTCCCGGATACTTCGTGGATCACGAAACCCCGGGCTGGTTCTATTAAAGGAATTAACTCAGCTATCGGTATTCAGGTTTCTGCTGATCATCTGCTTTGGGTATTGGATATGGGTAATAAGAAGACTGAACCTATACAGGGACCGAAGCTTATTGCCTGGGATATTAAGACCCGTAAACTGGTTCATATATATCCTTTGCCAGACGCGGTACTACGCCCAACATCTTTTCTCCAGGATTTCGTCATTGACGAAAAGCGACAGATAGCTATACTTGCAGATATGACTATGGCTGGGATGGTGTTGCCGGCATTTCCTGCTTTTGTGGTTATTGATCTGAAAACAGGTTATAGTAGAAGAGTACTGGAAAATCATTCCTCCTTTCAGCCGGTTGATGAATCCCTGGTCGTTAACGGCCGGCCTGTCAGCCACCGTTATCCTGATGGAAGAGAATACCATCCGAAATATCCGCTCAATCCGATTTCTATTGATCAGGAAATGAATTGGGTTTATTTCGGCGCTTTAGGAGGGAATAAGATCTACCGCATTTCTGCAGCTGCAATTGCTGACGAAGTGCTGACTCATGAAGAACTGGGGGCAAAAATAGAATATTATGCTGCTAAGCCTAAATCAGATGGTTTTAAGGTCGGGAGCAAAGGAGAAATCTATGTAACAGATGTTGAACACAATTCAATTGGGATTGTAAGTCCGGTCGGGTATAGGGTTCTTATCAAAGACAAAGTACTGCTTTCATGGCCGGATGGCCTGGCGTTAGCGCCAGACGGGTACTTGTATATTGTGGCGGATCAACTGCACAACAAACCCTATTGGAACAATAATCAGAATGTGAGCAAGCCTCCATACTATGTGCTGCGTATTAGAATAAAATAA